From one Humulus lupulus chromosome 8, drHumLupu1.1, whole genome shotgun sequence genomic stretch:
- the LOC133796464 gene encoding probable CCR4-associated factor 1 homolog 6 yields MSLLPKTDSIHIREVWNENLEEEFALIREIVDEYPYVAMDTEFPGIVIRPVGNFKNSYDFHYQTLKDNVDMLKLIQLGLTFSDEEGNLPSCGTDQYCIWQFNFREFNVNEDVFANDSIELLRQSGIDFKKNNENGIDVKRFGELLMSSGIVLNDNVHWVTFHSGYDFGYLLKLLTCQNLPETQLGFFNLINMYFPTVYDIKHLMKFCNSLHGGLNKLAELLEVERVGICHQAGSDSLLTSCTFRKLKENFFSGSMTKYAGVLYGLGVENGQNITQPY; encoded by the coding sequence ATGTCGCTCTTGCCGAAGACCGACTCTATTCATATTCGCGAGGTTTGGAATGAGAATCTCGAAGAGGAGTTCGCTTTAATTCGAGAAATCGTCGATGAGTATCCGTACGTCGCTATGGATACGGAGTTCCCCGGAATCGTTATCCGCCCAGTGGGAAATTTCAAGAACAGTTACGACTTCCATTACCAGACCTTGAAGGACAACGTTGATATGTTGAAGTTGATTCAATTGGGCTTAACATTTTCCGACGAGGAGGGCAACTTACCCTCTTGTGGAACCGATCAGTACTGCATTTGGCAATTCAATTTCCGCGAATTCAACGTCAATGAAGACGTATTTGCCAACGATTCGATTGAGCTATTGCGCCAAAGCGGCATTGATTTCAAGAAGAACAACGAGAATGGCATCGACGTTAAGCGATTTGGGGAGCTCCTAATGTCATCTGGGATTGTGTTGAACGACAATGTTCATTGGGTGACTTTCCATAGTGGGTATGATTTTGGGTACTTGCTTAAGCTCTTGACTTGCCAGAATTTGCCAGAGACCCAATTGGGGTTCTTCAATTTGATCAACATGTACTTCCCAACAGTGTATGATATCAAACACTTGATGAAGTTCTGTAACAGCCTTCATGGGGGATTGAACAAGCTAGCAGAGTTGTTGGAAGTGGAAAGAGTCGGCATATGTCACCAGGCAGGTTCGGATAGTTTGCTTACTTCTTGTACATTCAGGAAACTCAAAGAGAACTTCTTTAGTGGTTCTATGACGAAATATGCTGGTGTTTTGTATGGTTTAGGCGTTGAGAATGGACAGAATATTACTCAGCCTTATTGA